From Amycolatopsis sp. WQ 127309:
CCGGTTTCGGCCCGGAGGAGCTGGTGTCGCGCTGGTGCGCGGCCGGCCTCGACGTCCGCTTCGACGACCACGCCGTCCCGGTGCCGGGCGAGGTCGTCGTCCACGCGGGTTCGGCGGTGCTGCGGATCCCGCTCCCGAAGCAGGCCTGGCCGGACCCGGTGATCGACCACGAGATCGTCGAGCGCGTCCTGTTCGCCGACGCGCTCGACGTCGACCCGGACGGCCCGCACGTCCACCCGCTCCCGGCCGGCCGCCCGGCACCGCACGACGCGGACGCCGTGGTCCTGCTCGCCCCGGTGGCCTACGCCGACGTCCTGGCGGTGCACGCGGCGGGCCGCAGGATGCCCCGCAAGGCCACGTACTTCACACCGAAGCCCCGCAGCGGCTTGGTCCTGGCGGCGCTCTGACGCCGGGCGGTCACGACCCGTCCCACCAGGTCAGGACGCGCGTCGCCGACAGGGTCAGCCACTTCGACGGCTCGCCCTCCGGGACGTCGGTCTCGAACCACACCCGGCCTGGGAGCCGGCGGCCCTGGAGCCATCTGCCGTCCGGCTGCCGGGCCGCGCGGATCAGCTCGATCGCCTCCGCCATGCGCGGGTCCGGGCGCGTGCCGTCCAGCCGGGACGCGAGGCGGAAGTACTCGGCCGCGTTGAGCACGTCGTAGTGCCAGCGGAACGGGTACGAAAAGCCGCTCACGTCCGGCAGCACCGGTTCGCCGGTCGACAGCCGGCGGAAGAGGCCGCGCTCCAGGAGGTATTCCTCGCCGCCGCGGCGGGCGGCGTGGGTCGCCGGTGAGCCGCCCGTCGTCGTTTCCCAGGCCAGCAGGCCCTTGAGCGAGTTGAGTGTCGAGTGGACGGACGAGCGCTTCGACCCTTCGACCCACTCGCAGTTCCAGCCGCCGTCCGGCTGGCGGTGCTCGACGAACCAGCCGGCGATCCCGGCGACGTCGGCGCCGAGCCAGAGGCCGTTCATGAGCGTCCACGCGTTGATGCAGCAGTCGACCTCGCCGTCCCAGTACGGCAGGTTTTCGTACTCCCACCGGGAGTTCTCCGCGAGCAGCTCGGCCGTCCCGCTCAGAGCAGCGGCGTCGACGCCCCACTCACGCAGGTCGTTGAGGACCCACGTCGTCGCCGTCCAGGGCTGGCCGTCCGTCTTCATGCTCGCGAAGTCGAAGTCCGCCGGGAAGAACGCGCCGCCGGCCCACTGGCCGTCCGGGTCCTGTTTCGCCAGCAGCCGTGCGCCGAAACCTTCGGTCGTCACGCGGGCGCGGGTGGCCTCCCAGACCGTCGGCGGCTCGCCCAGCAGGTCGCGCTCGACCTGCCAGCGCAGGGCCGGATCGGCGTCGCACAGCCAGGCGAGCACGTCCATCAGACGCCCGTGACGCCGTCGATGGCCTCCCGGAGGAAGTCCGCGTGGCCGTTGTGCCGGGCGTACTCGTGCATCATGTGGAGCA
This genomic window contains:
- a CDS encoding squalene cyclase, yielding MDVLAWLCDADPALRWQVERDLLGEPPTVWEATRARVTTEGFGARLLAKQDPDGQWAGGAFFPADFDFASMKTDGQPWTATTWVLNDLREWGVDAAALSGTAELLAENSRWEYENLPYWDGEVDCCINAWTLMNGLWLGADVAGIAGWFVEHRQPDGGWNCEWVEGSKRSSVHSTLNSLKGLLAWETTTGGSPATHAARRGGEEYLLERGLFRRLSTGEPVLPDVSGFSYPFRWHYDVLNAAEYFRLASRLDGTRPDPRMAEAIELIRAARQPDGRWLQGRRLPGRVWFETDVPEGEPSKWLTLSATRVLTWWDGS